In one window of Gossypium hirsutum isolate 1008001.06 chromosome A01, Gossypium_hirsutum_v2.1, whole genome shotgun sequence DNA:
- the LOC107917366 gene encoding acyltransferase Pun1 — MVVEIVSKEFIKPTSPTPPHLRTHMLSFLDQFLPSIYVPMVLFYMDQERSIPVAASNSRRSQLLKESLSETLTLFYPLAGRIKDHLSIDCNDEGAYYVEARVNRPLCEFLNLTDSPYVSQLLPAEPTWTATTAGGYIAMIQVTTFACGGIAIGAFLSHVIADGPAATKEATFLALLSRFVKKGKWKSRRIIFDASAIAALKAKTASSSVPDPTRVEVVSALLSKCIKATFKAKSDIQKSTLITHIVNLRQRARPQIPKHSMGNFLCLAAALVTAKETELDNLVCHLRKEIRKIDGDLIPALQGDGGLLKYCEYMKEIGKGTNDNIDIILFSSWCNFGLYEIDFGWGKPTWVTCATESNSEIGMVNTIVLMDTKMGNGVEARVFLEEQHMVMLEQNQELRAFGILDQSPLNLKVG; from the exons ATGGTGGTCGAAATAGTTTCCAAAGAGTTTATCAAACCCACTTCTCCAACACCCCCTCATCTTAGAACACACATGCTTTCCTTTTTGGATCAGTTCCTTCCTTCAATTTATGTCCCTATGGTCCTCTTTTATATGGACCAAGAAAGGAGCATTCCAGTAGCTGCCTCCAACTCCAGGAGGTCACAATTGCTTAAGGAATCTCTATCAGAAACCTTAACTCTCTTTTATCCCTTGGCTGGAAGGATTAAGGACCATCTTTCTATAGATTGTAACGATGAGGGAGCTTACTACGTAGAGGCTAGAGTTAACCGTCCACTTTGTGAATTTCTCAACCTCACTGATTCACCTTATGTTTCTCAACTCCTCCCCGCTGAACCTACATGGACAGCGACGACTGCAGGGGGTTATATAGCCATGATACAAGTCACCACCTTTGCATGCGGTGGCATTGCTATTGGTGCATTTCTTTCCCACGTAATCGCCGATGGACCTGCTGCTACCAA GGAGGCAACCTTTTTAGCACTGTTAAGCCGGTTTGTCAAAAAAGGAAAATGGAAGTCGAGAAGAATTATTTTTGATGCCTCAGCAATAGCTGCACTGAAGGCCAAAACGGCAAGTTCAAGTGTACCAGATCCAACACGAGTCGAGGTTGTCTCCGCCCTACTCAGCAAGTGTATCAAGGCTACCTTCAAAGCAAAATCCGACATCCAGAAGTCAACTCTTATAACTCATATAGTGAATCTTCGTCAAAGGGCAAGACCACAAATCCCAAAACATTCAATGGGAAACTTCCTATGCTTAGCAGCAGCACTAGTGACAGCAAAGGAGACCGAGTTGGATAACTTGGTTTGCCATCTACGGAAAGAAATACGAAAAATAGACGGTGATCTTATTCCCGCCCTACAAGGAGATGGAGGATTGCTTAAATATTGCGAGTACATGAAAGAGATAGGTAAGGGTACAAATGATAacattgatattattttatttagcagTTGGTGCAACTTTGGTCTTTATGAGATAGATTTTGGGTGGGGAAAGCCTACGTGGGTTACCTGCGCCACAGAAAGCAACTCAGAAATTGGGATGGTGAATACGATTGTTCTAATGGATACAAAAATGGGAAATGGAGTTGAAGCACGGGTGTTCTTGGAGGAGCAGCACATGGTTATGCTAGAGCAAAACCAGGAGCTACGTGCGTTTGGAATCTTGGATCAGAGTCCATTAAATTTGAAAGTGGGTTAA